In Ptiloglossa arizonensis isolate GNS036 chromosome 6, iyPtiAriz1_principal, whole genome shotgun sequence, a single window of DNA contains:
- the Achl gene encoding la ribonucleoprotein translational regulator Achilles: MEEVDVQQESRDKVGSLIFSPPPMKKSDTRDSISSVDSDVSFSFDRRGSKGEEADLSDSGSSDNERKLRIVAKGQKNSDPDSGADSMEDVVHNATNDQKQETPVEANTVDQLNDFVPPSDELAEKICVQVEFYFSDENIVKDAFLLKHVKRNKEGYVSLKLISSFKRVKHLSRDWRVVGAALKKSKKLQVNPQGTKLRRLDPLPPFDQTTPSRTILAAKLPLEKLSVESVAELFRPCGEIALIRVLRPGHPAPAEVRQAIAKRPELASSDECAMVEFTDSASARTALQMTFGDAKVYELQQSNDKKRKQQPVKKSTVTRLAKEESYNSSSCASGSEAEDGRARHKKPIHGYPMYHAYPGHPYQGPPSPDAWLSRRVSACSVSGSENGFVLRRLSSCSGSGSETGNYSRRYSGCSSGSETGYCHPVFPPSYYYQENRRFSCCSSSGSECNGACYHSSRRGSTDYGPFLRRLSACSRDSGCDISGARRLSLCSSGGEQGAFCRTRSNSGIALTHLPENVTRMPSGPDGTRGFGRPPKMNVMPPTMEPTC; the protein is encoded by the exons ATGGAAGAGGTGGACGTTCAACAAGAATCCAGGGACAAAGTAGGCAGCTTGATCTTTTCCCCGCCTCCGATGAAGAAGTCCGACACGAGGGATAGTATTTCTTCCGTCGACAGCGACGTCAGCTTCTCTTTCGATCGAAGAGGTTCAAAAGGGGAAGAAGCTGACTTATCCGACAGTGGAAGTTCCGACAATGAAAGGAAGCTACGGATCGTCGCTAAAGGGCAAAAGAATTCTGATCCAGATTCAGGAGCAGACTCGATGGAGGATGTCGTTCATAACGCGACGAACGATCAGAAGCAAGAAACACCGGTCGAAGCGAACACGGTCGACCAGTTGAACGACTTTGTTCCACCGAGCGACGAATTAGCCGAGAAGATATGCGTTCAAGTCGAATTCTACTtctccgatgaaaacatcgtcaAGGATGCCTTCTTACTGAAACACGTCAAGCGGAACAAGGAAGGATACGTATCTTTGAAACTTATCTCGAGCTTCAAGAGAGTGAAACACCTTAGCAGAGATTGGAGGGTGGTCGGGGCTGCTTTGAAGAAATCGAAGAAACTGCAAGTGAATCCACAAGGTACCAAATTACGTAGACTCGATCCTCTGCCTCCTTTCGATCAAACCACCCCTTCGAGAACGATTCTCGCTGCGAAACTTCCCTTGGAAAAATTGTCGGTGGAATCTGTCGCTGAACTTTTCCGACCCTGCGGTGAGATCGCTCTCATCAGAGTTCTTCGACCTGGCCATCCTGCACCAGCCGAG GTACGACAAGCGATTGCTAAAAGGCCAGAGTTGGCATCGAGCGACGAATGCGCCATGGTCGAGTTCACGGATTCAGCGTCTGCTCGTACTGCTTTACAAATGACCTTCGGTGATGCCAAGGTGTACGAATTGCAACAATCCAACGACAAGAAGAGGAAACAACAACCGGTGAAGAAAAGTACCGTGACGAGATTGGCCAAAGAGGAATCTTACAATTCCTCGAGTTGTGCCAGTGGATCCGAGGCTGAAGATGGAAGAGCCAGACATAAGAAACCTATTCATGGTTACCCGATGTATCACGCTTACCCGGGCCATCCCTATCAag GACCTCCCTCGCCAGATGCATGGTTATCCCGCCGGGTATCTGCTTGCTCCGTGTCCGGTTCGGAGAATGgcttcgttcttcgtcgttTGTCTTCCTGTTCCGGTTCCGGCTCGGAAACAGGAAATTACAGCAGACGTTACTCTGGCTGTTCCTCTGGTTCCGAGACCGGTTACTGTCACCCGGTATTTCCACCGAGTTACTATTACCAGGAGAATCGACGTTTCTCCTGTTGCTCGAGTTCCGGTTCCGAGTGCAACGGTGCCTGTTATCACTCTAGTCGTCGCGGTTCCACTGATTATGGGCCATTTTTGAGACGGTTGTCAGCCTGTAGCAGAGATTCCGGCTGCGACATATCCGGTGCAAGAAGATTGTCGCTATGTTCCTCCGGTGGTGAACAGGGCGCTTTCTGTCGAACCAGGAGCAACAGTGGTATCGCGTTGACGCATCTACCAGAAAACGTGACAAGGATGCCATCCGGTCCGGATGGCACGCGTGGATTCGGTCGACCGCCGAAAATGAACGTCATGCCACCAACCATGGAACCTACTTGTTAA